CTGACGCATGACGAACACAGCGCAGAAGACCTGGTGCAGGAAAGCATGATGCGCGCCTTCCGACACATCGGTTCGTTCCAGCGCGGGACCAACATGAAGGCCTGGCTTATGACCATACTTCGAAGGACCCACGTCGACCTTTACCGCCGGGCTTCGCGCTCGGTGGAGGCAGGGTCGCTGGATACTCTGACATTTGAACCGGCAGGGCGGATGGCCGCGTCTGAGGAGGTCGTCTGGCCGGAACCGGAGGCGATCCTGGATCGCTTCGACGACGAGATGATTGAGGCAGCGCTCCGCGAGCTGCCCGAGCCGATGCGGTGGGTCCTGCTGCTGGTGGACGTCGAGCAGCTGTCCATCGAAGAGGCTGCCGAGACGCTGGAGGTGGCCCCGGGCACGGTCAAGTCGCGGGCCAGCCGGGCGCGGGCCCGGCTGCGAGAGCA
This Phycisphaeraceae bacterium DNA region includes the following protein-coding sequences:
- a CDS encoding RNA polymerase sigma factor, translated to MSESRDELSESSSNEASRAFRDEAWPLLPSLLRVARILTHDEHSAEDLVQESMMRAFRHIGSFQRGTNMKAWLMTILRRTHVDLYRRASRSVEAGSLDTLTFEPAGRMAASEEVVWPEPEAILDRFDDEMIEAALRELPEPMRWVLLLVDVEQLSIEEAAETLEVAPGTVKSRASRARARLREHLQPLAIQRGWVRSEAGG